The Streptomyces sp. NBC_00224 genome has a window encoding:
- a CDS encoding protein jag — translation MTEGTIPAAEGVDTLSRLEQEGEIAADYLEGLLDIADLDGDIDMDVEADRAAVSIISDANSRDLQKLVGRDGEVLEALQELTRLAVHRETGDRSRLMLDIAGFRAKKRTELSELGAKTADEVKDSGQPVKLQPMTPFERKVVHDAVAAAGLRSESEGEEPQRFVVVLPA, via the coding sequence GTGACGGAAGGCACCATCCCGGCCGCCGAGGGTGTCGACACCCTGTCCCGCCTGGAGCAGGAGGGGGAGATCGCCGCCGACTACCTTGAGGGCCTGCTCGACATCGCCGACCTGGACGGCGACATCGACATGGACGTCGAGGCGGACCGTGCCGCGGTTTCGATCATCAGCGACGCCAACAGCCGTGACCTGCAGAAGCTCGTCGGCCGTGACGGTGAGGTGCTGGAGGCGCTCCAGGAGCTGACGCGACTGGCCGTGCACCGGGAGACCGGCGACCGCAGCCGTCTGATGCTCGACATCGCGGGCTTCCGGGCCAAGAAGCGCACGGAACTGTCCGAGCTGGGTGCCAAGACCGCGGACGAGGTCAAGGACTCCGGCCAGCCGGTGAAGCTCCAGCCCATGACGCCGTTCGAGCGCAAGGTCGTGCACGACGCGGTCGCCGCCGCCGGTCTGCGCAGCGAGTCCGAGGGCGAGGAGCCGCAGCGCTTCGTCGTCGTGCTCCCCGCCTGA